The nucleotide window TCAACATGGGCCAGCACGGCAGCGTCCCTGGACTGGCACCATGCAGACCCCTTCGACCGACTCATTGCAGCGCAAGCCCTGATCGAAGGTGCCACTGTGATCACCAGCGACGCCGCCATGCACGACTACGAACCGCTGAGTACCCTTTGGTAGCTGCCGCACTGCGGAGGCGGCCAGCCGGGCTGGCCAGCAACCTATAGCCCCACAACCCCCTTCAGCACCAGCAAGTGCTGCTCAAACAGCTGCTCCGGATCGCCGAACGTGCGCGCGCCATACTGGCCGAAGACCTCAAAGCTGATCACGCCGAAGAGTGCTGCCCAGACGAGCGTTCCCCTCACGATCAGGTCATCGTCGGCTTCCAAACCCATCTCCTGCCGAATCCAGGCCAGGTCTGCAGCTAGCTGAACTTCCACTGGCGCCTCATGCTGCAGGGCCGGGAGGGCTGCCACGCCGCCCTTGGCCCGGTAGGCGTCATCGTAGATCCGGACCAGCGCCCTGATCACACGGGTACCGGGACCTGTGGTCTGCTCCGCGGGTGCGTGATAGCCCGGAACCGGGCTGCCGAAGAGCAGCGCATAGCGCGCGGGCTCCCTGACCGCCCAGACGCGTACCGCACGGGCCAGGGCAATAAACCTGGCGGCGTAGTCCGACGCCGGCACTTTCGAGACCGCGTGATCCACCTCGTCGCCCAACTCCGTATAGGCGTCCACCACCAGCAGGGTAAGGAGCTCATCCCGACTCTCGACGTACCGATAGACCGCCGAAGAAACCAGCCCGAGCTCCCGGGCGATGGCCCGCAGCGACAAGGCAGCGGCCCCATGCACAGCGAGATGTTCGCGGCCGATCCTGATGATGTCTTTCATCGTCTGGGTGCGCGCACGTTCACGTGGAGTAGGGGCCATGCTCCCATGCTCGCTGCACCGGAGAGCATCGTCAACTTTAGAGAGCACCGCTCTTGACGCATGCCCTTCGGCGAGCGCATACTGATTGCGAGAGCACTGCTCTCCACTTTACGCACTCATCAATCGGAGCCGACATGACACAGCTATACGTAGTGACCGGAGCGGGCCCCGTCGGCTGGACAGTAGCCGAGAAGCTCGCTGCCCGGGGCGACAGGGTGCGCATCCTCACCCGTTCCGGCGCAGGACCAGACAATCCAGGCATCGAGCGGATCCGCGTGGATGTATCGGACCCTCACCGGGTCCAACCGGCCTTCGAGGGGGCGGAAGCGGTCTTCCACTGCATCCACGGCTCCGCCTATACGGCTGCAGCATGGGAAGCGGAGCTGCCCCGTGCAGA belongs to Arthrobacter tumbae and includes:
- a CDS encoding PIN domain-containing protein translates to MTWSTWASTAASLDWHHADPFDRLIAAQALIEGATVITSDAAMHDYEPLSTLW
- a CDS encoding TetR/AcrR family transcriptional regulator, with the protein product MAPTPRERARTQTMKDIIRIGREHLAVHGAAALSLRAIARELGLVSSAVYRYVESRDELLTLLVVDAYTELGDEVDHAVSKVPASDYAARFIALARAVRVWAVREPARYALLFGSPVPGYHAPAEQTTGPGTRVIRALVRIYDDAYRAKGGVAALPALQHEAPVEVQLAADLAWIRQEMGLEADDDLIVRGTLVWAALFGVISFEVFGQYGARTFGDPEQLFEQHLLVLKGVVGL